The Temnothorax longispinosus isolate EJ_2023e chromosome 12, Tlon_JGU_v1, whole genome shotgun sequence genome includes a window with the following:
- the LOC139823435 gene encoding CYFIP-related Rac1 interactor B — MGKLLSLLARDESTCCTPQKYDVFLDFENAQPSDLERETFEAVQRVLKNSESILEEIQCYKGAGKEIREAISAPTEECQRKAYLTVAPLVAKLKRFYEFSLELERVVPKILGQLCSGNLSPTQHLETQQALVKQLAEILEFVLKFDEHKMKTPAIQNDFSYYRRTLTRASLARQDNAEKDLVVGNELANRMSLFYAHATPMLRVLSHATITFLMDNEDIARENITETLGTMAKVCLRMLENPNLLAQFQREETQLFVLRVMVGLVILYDHVHPQGAFVKGSNVDVKGCVKLLKDQPPCKSEGLLNALRYTTKHLNEENTPKNIKNLLAA, encoded by the exons ATGGGCAAGCTTTTGAGTCTTTTGGCTCGAGATGAGTCTACCTGTTGCACCCCTCAGAAGTACGATGTCTTCTTGGATTTCGAAA ACGCACAACCGTCGGACCTCGAACGCGAGACATTCGAGGCGGTGCAAAGAGTACTGAAAAATTCGGAGTCTATTTTAGAGGAGATACAATGTTACAAAGGAGCCGGGAAAGAAATCAGAGAGGCGATTTCGGCACCCACGGAGGAATGTCAACGAAAAGCATACCTGACCGTGGCACCTCTCGTCGCAAAACTCAAACGATTCTATGAGTTTTCCTTGGAACTTG aAAGGGTCGTGCCGAAAATTCTGGGACAATTGTGCTCGGGAAACCTTTCACCGACCCAACATCTGGAGACGCAGCAGGCGCTAGTCAAGCAATTGGCGGAGATATTGGAATTTGTATTGAAGTTTGACGAGCACAAGATGAAAACGCCGGCGATTCAGAATGATTTCAGCTACTATCGTAGAACATTGACGAGGGCATCGCTGGCGCGCCAGGACAACGCCGAAAAGGACCTAGTTGTCGGGAACGAACTCGCCAACCGAATGTCCTTGTTTTACGCCCACGCGACACCCATGCTTCGAGTTCTGAGTCACGCGACCATTACTTTCTTGATGGAC aatgaaGATATAGCAAGGGAAAACATTACAGAAACGCTTGGTACAATGGCAAAAGTGTGTCTTCGAATGTTGGAAAATCC GAATCTGCTGGCGCAATTCCAACGAGAAGAGACTCAACTCTTTGTCTTAAGGGTTATGGTGGGTCTGGTGATCCTCTACGATCATGTACATCCCCAAGGTGCCTTTGTAAAGGGTTCGAATGTGGAT GTCAAAGGCTGTGTGAAGCTATTAAAGGACCAGCCGCCTTGCAAGAGCGAGGGCCTTCTGAACGCCCTTCGCTACACCACGAAGCACTTGAACGAGGAGAACACGCCGAAGAACATAAAGAATCTGCTTGCCGCATGA